A window from Triticum aestivum cultivar Chinese Spring chromosome 6D, IWGSC CS RefSeq v2.1, whole genome shotgun sequence encodes these proteins:
- the LOC123145379 gene encoding uncharacterized protein, translated as MAFVGMDPVFAAAESARVANQDPASEVSPDELDSDGDCSGGDGGSSGPPGTPAITSRLSLLKLGSVISKFSDFKKQLVREIGFDGLLHIKSWQKINLKYSAYLMDRVHVDNSVINLEGQGMLELTDESVHSVFAIPRGELAIGPEGVEPSEACIEYTRFAASINDKGTHSLKAAEAYLMRDIAANSRKIDMDCFKIAFVIFVIGHVLAPSAKHDYVTIDFWAALSDVDKIRTWNWCSYILKHLFNAVRKFKSDVIKRNPTIHIVGCHLFLQVFVLDSLELGQLNKPRGMYPRIALFEHESMKKMIDITSVNMGGGEISFHGASVKAEQNISKGIVCASTELANENIPRHSNTTKRVQMPSAPILRATYNKIGPQDFSNHIRTNYPSISDEKLGILLREHNARGLANISEMRRSFQSSMFTFADKLINCIAENCSCCKANGRKQCILKSENQNSCTNLANTPMQEKIDNSFVTPVCNKVSPRLAGQLPNDGSSSANSSIARKRGVVFSPAIQTESSKKVCLRLDDPLQAVSHSAVDTVNNSSLSGKQDTRREVANTIYSFFDDLTASIVMYYVEQRPSSGYVTFGTTNDTAPAKIQITKCNIARDPWAIGSVPMPPAVPVLRAIKDWLAVSSTFVLERKWIMHPKPRLILLDGIEIQQQLSGKEQLSHEMCAVIFRRLSQMDKTYSKDTLTMFWRKFLEPDFGTAVLSNADPLTIQSIRATFTEENEFFSPASSRMWHIPALLPDGWAVYAFDMAKRRILVLDPAVGPFGFSNRRINMHTYVSDLLHAALFRCIQSLYDSWHCSSGEWTRAFPVIMLENIEKEDYGVCASFFARNYDGDKL; from the exons ATGGCTTTTGTGGGGATGGATCCCGTTTTCGCCGCCGCTGAATCCGCTAGAGTGGCGAACCAAGATCCAGCGAGCGAGGTTTCGCCAGATGAGTTGGACAGCGATGGCGATTGTTCTGGTGGTGATGGTGGATCCAGCGGTCCACCAGGAACACCAGCAATTACGTCTAGATTATCTTTACTCAAGCTAGGTTCTGTTATTAGCAAATTTTCAGATTTCAAGAAACAACTAGTCAGAGAAATAGGATTCGACGGGTTGCTTCATATTAAGTCATGGCAAAAGATAAATCTTAAGTACAGCGCTTACCTCATGGATAGAGTACATGTTGACAACAGCGTGATCAACCTGGAAGGCCAGGGCATGCTTGAGCTTACAGATGAGTCAGTTCACTCTGTTTTTGCAATACCACGCGGTGAGCTAGCAATTGGTCCAGAAGGTGTCGAACCGTCTGAAGCTTGCATTGAGTATACACGTTTCGCAGCTAGCATCAATGACAAAGGCACACACAGCTTGAAGGCAGCAGAGGCATACCTGATGCGGGACATCGCCGCCAACTCTAGAAAAATTGACATGGATTGTTTCAAAATTGCATTCGTCATCTTCGTAATTGGCCATGTTCTTGCTCCATCAGCCAAACATGATTACGTAACAATAGATTTCTGGGCTGCCTTGAGTGATGTTGACAAAATCCGAACATGGAACTGGTGTAGCTACATTTTGAAACATCTGTTCAATGCTGTAAGGAAATTCAAGTCAGATGTCATTAAACGAAATCCAACAATCCACATTGTCGGCTGCCATCTGTTCCTACAG GTGTTTGTGCTTGACAGCCTCGAGCTTGGCCAACTGAACAAACCACGCGGAATGTACCCAAGGATAGCGCTTTTTGAGCAcgagtcgatgaagaagatgattgATATCACATCAGTAAACATGGGTGGAGGAGAAATATCATTTCACGGGGCATCG GTCAAGGCTGAACAAAACATCAGCAAAGGTATTGTCTGCGCATCAACCGAGCTTGCAAATGAAAACATTCCGAGGCATTCTAATACGACGAAACGAGTCCAGATGCCATCTGCGCCTATTTTAAGAGCTACTTACAATAAAATTGGTCCACAAGATTTTTCAAACCACATACGTACAAACTATCCATCAATA TCCGATGAGAAGCTCGGGATACTTCTCCGTGAGCACAATGCTCGAGGTCTGGCAAACATTTCAGAGATGAGGCGGTCTTTCCAGTCATCAATGTTCACATTTGCGGACAAGCTCATCAACTGCATCGCTGAGAATTGTTCTTGTTGCAAGGCCAACGGACGTAAACAATGCATCCTGAAGAGTGAAAATCAAAACAGTTGCACCAACTTGGCCAACACTCCTATGCAAGAAAAAATAGACAATTCGTTTGTTACCCCTGTTTGCAACAAGGTTTCTCCCAGGCTGGCTGGACAACTCCCAAACGACG GTAGCTCGTCGGCCAATAGCTCCATTGCAAGGAAGAGGGGAGTTGTGTTCAGCCCGGCCATCCAGACGGAATCATCAAAAAAGGTGTGTCTTCGGCTGGACGACCCACTCCAAGCAGTTTCCCATTCAGCAGTAGATACTGTCAACAACTCATCTCTGTCTGGGAAGCAAGACACTCGCCGAGAGGTTGCCAATACGATTTATTCATTCTTTGATGACCTGACTGCTAGCATAGTCATGTACTATGTCGAGCAACGACCGAGCTCTGGATATGTTACATTCGGAACTACAAACGACACCGCGCCAGCCAAAATTCAGATAACAAAGTGCAACATCGCCCGCGACCCATGGGCAATCGGTTCAGTTCCGATGCCACCGGCAGTCCCAGTCCTTAGAGCCATAAAAGATTGGTTGGCTGTGTCATCCACGTTCGTCCTTGAAAG GAAATGGATTATGCATCCAAAACCAAGACTCATACTGCTCGACGGCATTGAAATCCAACAACAACTATCAGGAAAAGAACAGCTTAGTCATGAGATGTGTGCTGTTATTTTTAGGAGGCTTTCACAAATGGACAAGACCTATTCGAAGGACACTTTGACTATGTTTTGGAGGAAGTTTCTTGAGCCTGATTTCGGC ACTGCAGTTTTATCCAATGCCGATCCATTGACCATTCAGTCGATCCGTGCAACATTTACAGAAGAAAACGAGTTTTTTAGCCCAGCCTCTAGTCGGATG TGGCATATACCTGCACTCCTACCGGACGGATGGGCCGTCTACGCATTCGACATGGCCAAGCGAAGGATTTTAGTACTAGACCCGGCCGTCGGCCCATTTGGTTTTAGCAATAGAAGGATCAACATGCACACATATGTGTCTGACCTGCTTCACGCTGCACTCTTCAGATGCATCCAATCTTTATATGATTCCTGGCACTGCAGTTCCGGAGAATGGACCCGTGCATTTCCTGTGATCATGTTAGAGAACATTGAAAA GGAAGACTATGGCGTGTGTGCTTCGTTTTTTGCCAG
- the LOC123145381 gene encoding FBD-associated F-box protein At5g60610 yields the protein MGAIVENFMDWLPTGGNAVAIAASLSAAVDYEGEDRISALPDDLLRNIVSRLPVKDAARTAAIASQWRHLWRSTPLVLSDVGLLPSVVARVLADHPGPFQAIHIARCRFASHERELAEWPRLLAAKGIQDLVLVNDVIGTQFITDTVLLPADIFRCASLQRLFLGFFRFPDTAGLSRGPDILPHLRELSMFTTVINNWDLDYMLACCPVLEKLAFVLSNSPDLIHLRSKSLQCVLLWFFTAEEVAVVDAPLLKRLFLVDLAGSPQQPRDDSTTMIKIACAPSLRALGFLETRTHRLHIGDNAIKPGILPTPSTMLPGVKKLAVKVNFGVSKEAKMLVAFLRCFPNVDTLHIESLTEPTGRKHAKFWRELSTVECIESHVKKMVIHEYRGDQSELRFLKFISRRAEVLQTLYVLLNRESLTSVAKVRKMTRRLVALSRLAWSDDCQIMVLGPELQNDWSFQKASDLTVDDPFHW from the exons ATGGGCGCCATCGTCGAGAATTTCATGGACTGGCTCCCCACCGGTGGAAATGCCGTGGCaatcgccgcctccctctccgccgccgttGACTACGAGGGCGAGGACCGCATCAGCgccctccccgacgacctcctccgcAACATCGTCTCTCGCCTCCCCGTCAAGGACGCCGCCCGAACCGCCGCCATCGCCTCTCAGTGGCGCCACCTCTGGCGCTCCACCCCGCTCGTCCTCAGCGACGTCGGCCTACTTCCCTCTGTGGTCGCCCGCGTCCTCGCAGACCACCCGGGCCCCTTCCAGGCCATCCACATCGCCCGTTGTAGGTTCGCGTCCCACGAGCGTGAGCTCGCAGAGTGgccgcgcctcctcgccgccaAGGGCATCCAGGACCTCGTCCTCGTCAACGACGTCATCGGCACCCAGTTCATCACCGACACCGTGCTCCTCCCAGCGGACATTTTCCGCTGCGCCTCACTCCAGCGCCTCTTCCTGGGCTTCTTCAGGTTTCCGGACACCGCTGGTCTCTCGCGCGGACCCGACATCCTGCCCCATCTTCGGGAGCTCAGCATGTTCACGACAGTCATCAACAACTGGGACCTCGACTACATGCTCGCTTGCTGCCCGGTCCTGGAGAAGCTCGCGTTCGTACTCAGCAATTCGCCCGATCTCATCCACCTCCGCAGCAAAAGCCTCCAGTGTGTGCTCCTCTGGTTTTTCACGGCGGAGGAGGTCGCCGTGGTGGACGCCCCGCTCCTGAAGCGGCTCTTCTTGGTGGATCTCGCGGGCTCTCCTCAGCAGCCCCGTGACGACAGTACTACGATGATCAAGATTGCTTGTGCGCCCAGCCTGCGGGCGCTAGGCTTCTTGGAGACAAGAACTCACCGGCTGCATATCGGCGACAATGCCATCAAG CCTGGCATACTGCCGACCCCAAGCACAATGCTTCCGGGCGTTAAGAAATTGGCCGTTAAGGTTAATTTTGGTGTCTCAAAGGAGGCCAAGATGCTGGTGGCCTTCCTCAGATGCTTTCCCAACGTTGACACGCTGCACATTGAG TCTTTAACTGAACCCACCGGAAGAAAACATGCCAAGTTCTGGCGGGAGCTCTCCACTGTTGAATGCATCGAGTCCCACGTCAAGAAGATGGTTATCCATGAATATAGAGGGGATCAAAGTGAACTTCGATTCCTTAAGTTCATTTCCAGGAGAGCGGAAGTGCTACAAACTTTGTATGTTCTGCTAAACAGAGAGAGTCTTACTTCGGTGGCCAAGGTGAGAAAGATGACACGCAGATTGGTGGCTCTCTCGCGTCTAGCATGGAGCGATGACTGTCAGATAATGGTGCTAGGCCCTGAACTTCAGAATGATTGGAGCTTCCAGAAAGCATCCGATCTTACTGTCGACGACCCGTTTCACTGGTGA